One region of Baekduia soli genomic DNA includes:
- a CDS encoding MFS transporter has translation MPDRTDTPTAARERRSGEASPNRPARGKRPIDRAEWRTLSLLAVPSLVLALATTVVTTYLPVHLRAARTSTLIIGLLIGTEGLMAIAVPMVAGPWSDRLRTRMGGRLPFVAAAILPLASSLIVLGLVGRLWITAAVLVVFFGAYFAAYEPYRALYPDLVDQAIAGRAQSTQALARGLGTFLALVGGGLLIAVADPVPFATASLLCTVGLGGFVVVAMRRRPADRGSSPVGGVRRQAAHVWQIACERRQLRLFLAANALWELSLGALKTFIVLYLTAGLGKRLSTASLIIGGVALLLLVASPISGTLGDRYGPPRVLTWALVAYGVGLLVPLLSTSAAVVAAATPVIAIGGGVVMTLPYAVLTPLMPDDEHGTLTGFYSVSRGIGTALGPLLAGAAIDLTSGLFDATQGYQATWGICSAAILLSLLPLSALRRTADDDPGPT, from the coding sequence ATGCCCGACCGCACCGACACCCCCACCGCCGCCCGGGAACGCCGGTCCGGCGAGGCATCGCCAAACCGGCCGGCGCGCGGCAAGCGCCCGATCGATCGCGCCGAGTGGCGCACGCTGTCGCTGCTGGCGGTGCCCAGCCTCGTCCTGGCGCTGGCGACCACCGTCGTCACGACGTACCTGCCGGTCCATCTCCGGGCCGCGCGCACGTCGACGCTCATCATCGGTCTGCTCATCGGGACCGAGGGGCTCATGGCCATCGCGGTGCCGATGGTGGCGGGCCCGTGGTCCGACCGGCTGCGCACACGGATGGGCGGCCGTCTTCCGTTCGTGGCGGCGGCGATCCTCCCGCTGGCGTCCTCGCTGATCGTGCTGGGCTTGGTCGGGCGCCTGTGGATCACGGCCGCGGTCCTGGTGGTGTTCTTCGGGGCATACTTCGCCGCCTACGAGCCCTACCGGGCGCTGTACCCCGACCTCGTCGACCAGGCCATCGCCGGGCGCGCCCAGAGCACGCAGGCGCTGGCCCGCGGCCTCGGCACGTTCCTGGCCCTGGTCGGCGGCGGCCTGCTCATCGCCGTCGCCGACCCGGTCCCGTTCGCGACGGCCTCGCTGCTGTGCACCGTCGGGCTGGGCGGGTTCGTCGTCGTGGCGATGCGTCGCCGCCCCGCGGACCGCGGGAGCTCGCCGGTGGGGGGCGTGCGCCGCCAGGCCGCCCATGTCTGGCAGATCGCGTGCGAGCGGCGCCAACTGCGTCTCTTCCTCGCCGCCAACGCGCTCTGGGAGCTGTCCCTGGGCGCACTCAAGACCTTCATCGTGCTCTACCTCACGGCGGGCCTCGGGAAGCGCCTCTCAACCGCGTCGCTCATCATCGGCGGCGTCGCGCTGCTGCTGCTCGTGGCCTCGCCGATCAGCGGAACGCTCGGCGACCGCTACGGACCACCGCGCGTGCTGACATGGGCGCTCGTCGCCTATGGGGTCGGGCTCCTCGTGCCGCTCCTGAGCACCTCCGCCGCCGTCGTCGCGGCGGCGACGCCGGTCATCGCCATCGGCGGCGGGGTGGTCATGACGCTGCCCTACGCCGTGCTGACACCGCTCATGCCCGACGACGAGCACGGCACGCTGACGGGGTTCTACAGCGTCAGCCGCGGGATCGGCACGGCGCTCGGACCGCTGTTGGCCGGGGCGGCGATCGACCTGACATCCGGGCTCTTCGACGCCACACAGGGCTACCAGGCCACCTGGGGCATCTGCTCGGCGGCGATCCTGCTCAGCCTCCTGCCCCTGAGCGCCCTGCGCCGTACCGCGGACGACGATCCGGGACCAACGTGA
- a CDS encoding ArsR/SmtB family transcription factor, translating into MHEDVFMSRLRRMPHPSEHRAAERPLDRDEAERVAETMRAFGSASRLRLLWALLEHERTVEQLVAAVGMEQSAVSHQLRLLRQQRLVSVRRDGRRAFYRLHDHHLPELLTAMRHHHEHVHPPTTIALPADMEAAHPS; encoded by the coding sequence ATGCATGAAGACGTGTTCATGAGTAGGCTGCGACGGATGCCGCATCCTTCAGAACACCGTGCCGCCGAGCGTCCGCTGGACCGCGACGAGGCCGAGCGCGTCGCCGAGACCATGCGCGCTTTCGGCTCGGCAAGCCGGCTGCGCCTGCTCTGGGCGTTGCTCGAGCACGAGCGCACGGTCGAGCAGCTGGTCGCCGCGGTCGGGATGGAGCAGAGCGCGGTCTCGCACCAGCTGCGCCTGCTCCGCCAACAGCGGCTGGTCAGCGTCCGGCGCGACGGCCGTCGCGCGTTCTACCGCTTGCACGATCACCACCTTCCCGAGCTCCTGACGGCGATGCGCCACCACCACGAGCACGTGCACCCGCCGACGACCATCGCGCTGCCGGCCGACATGGAAGCGGCGCACCCGTCATGA
- a CDS encoding cation diffusion facilitator family transporter — translation MSARAPEPSSGHGHSHAVPQGADSRLLAIALAINAGFMVVEVVVGAIAGSLALLSDAAHMLTDVAALGLAIVAARLAQRRPSGSMTFGWRRAEILSALVNGVTLVILAAFIAYEGVRRLAQPPEVQAWLVLWVGFAGLGVNGAAAYVLSKASGGLNMRGAWLHNLTDAYASVGTMAAAGVILLTGFQRADAIASLLIAVPMLWMGASLAKAAALVLLEAAPEGIDPDAIGQAMAHEPDIVEVHDLHVWEVSSGFPSLSAHVLVASDRDCHVARRRLEQLIHERYGIEHTTLQVDHVGGELLRIERRPPSGG, via the coding sequence ATGAGTGCTCGCGCTCCCGAGCCGTCGAGCGGTCATGGCCACAGCCATGCCGTCCCACAGGGTGCCGACTCCCGGCTGCTCGCGATCGCCCTGGCGATCAACGCCGGGTTCATGGTCGTCGAGGTCGTCGTGGGCGCGATCGCCGGCTCGCTGGCGCTCCTCTCCGACGCCGCCCACATGCTCACCGACGTTGCCGCGCTCGGCCTGGCCATCGTCGCCGCGCGTCTCGCTCAGCGTCGGCCCAGCGGATCAATGACGTTCGGCTGGCGGCGGGCGGAGATCCTCTCGGCGCTGGTCAACGGCGTGACGCTCGTCATCCTCGCTGCCTTCATCGCCTACGAGGGGGTGCGCCGGCTCGCCCAGCCCCCCGAGGTGCAGGCCTGGCTCGTGCTGTGGGTCGGATTCGCCGGCCTCGGCGTCAACGGAGCCGCGGCGTACGTGCTGAGCAAGGCCAGCGGCGGACTCAACATGCGCGGGGCCTGGCTGCACAACCTCACCGACGCGTATGCCTCGGTGGGCACGATGGCCGCCGCCGGAGTCATCCTGCTCACCGGCTTCCAGCGTGCCGACGCGATCGCGTCACTGTTGATCGCAGTCCCGATGCTGTGGATGGGGGCATCGCTGGCGAAAGCCGCGGCGCTGGTCCTGCTCGAGGCAGCGCCCGAGGGCATCGATCCGGACGCGATCGGCCAAGCGATGGCCCACGAGCCGGACATCGTGGAGGTCCACGACCTTCACGTGTGGGAAGTCAGCTCCGGGTTCCCCTCCCTCTCCGCCCACGTGCTGGTCGCCTCGGATCGTGATTGCCACGTTGCCCGCCGGCGGCTCGAGCAACTGATCCACGAGCGCTACGGCATCGAGCACACGACGCTGCAGGTCGACCATGTTGGTGGCGAACTCCTGCGTATCGAACGTCGCCCGCCTTCAGGCGGCTAG
- a CDS encoding cation diffusion facilitator family transporter, whose product MSTHSEAQGHAAHGDHHDGGHEHGHGHSHGLVDESIKRSRDGIRAVTVALIVLGLTAAAQIAVFVMSGSVALLADLIHNIGDAATAIPLGIAFALRSARAERHAGLFVVLAIFVSACVAAYEAVARLIHPQAVDHLGILAAAGVVGFVGNWTAALIRTRAGKRLDSPALIADGAHARADAYVSLAVVASAAVVALGLRIADPLIGLAITLVILRITYDSWRTVRAGA is encoded by the coding sequence ATGAGCACCCACTCCGAGGCCCAGGGTCACGCCGCGCACGGCGATCACCACGACGGGGGTCACGAGCATGGCCATGGCCATTCTCACGGCCTGGTCGACGAGTCGATCAAGCGCTCCCGCGACGGCATCCGTGCCGTTACGGTCGCGCTGATCGTCCTGGGGCTCACCGCCGCCGCTCAGATCGCCGTCTTCGTGATGTCGGGCAGCGTCGCGCTCCTGGCCGACCTCATCCACAACATCGGCGACGCCGCCACGGCCATCCCCCTCGGCATCGCGTTCGCGCTCCGCTCGGCGCGTGCCGAGCGCCATGCCGGCCTGTTCGTCGTCCTGGCGATCTTCGTCTCGGCCTGTGTGGCCGCGTACGAGGCCGTGGCCCGGCTGATCCATCCGCAGGCGGTCGACCACCTCGGCATCCTCGCCGCGGCCGGCGTCGTCGGCTTCGTCGGCAACTGGACCGCGGCGCTCATCCGAACGCGTGCCGGTAAGCGCCTGGACAGCCCCGCGCTGATCGCCGACGGTGCGCACGCCCGGGCCGACGCCTACGTCTCGCTGGCCGTCGTCGCGTCGGCGGCCGTCGTCGCGCTCGGCCTCAGGATCGCCGACCCCCTGATCGGCCTGGCCATCACACTGGTCATCCTGCGGATCACCTATGACTCGTGGCGCACCGTGCGCGCCGGTGCATGA
- a CDS encoding MFS transporter has product MLALQVADTSAVGAMAAELEPALGISHVQLGLLASAALLVAGVATLPIGVLADRVARPPLLAGSILVWSLALVGCGASSSFGMLLGARLLLGAVAATAWPVVATLTGDLFAPADRGRVFGVILSGELVGAGFGFLVSGTAAGLAGWRWGFWVLVIPSLLLGVAVWRRLPEPRSGRWERPAAARRGPAAGRRDGAPGRDGGVGPDPRRVLREDPRTMPLGRVVAHVLRVPTNRLLIVASALGYLFIAGEETFGVEFLRRRYELGQTSATLVFVGLSAGAVVGVLGGGRLADRLMARGRIAARPLVAGWSFIVCAVAFLGALALPSLAAAAPAYVLASATLEGPHPPLDAARLDVVPGSLWARAEGVRTLLRNLSQAAGPVMFGGLVDLLGHGGGRLGLAFAMMVLALMAAGAVLLLSCRWYPRDAATAAAAAPRSPG; this is encoded by the coding sequence GTGCTGGCGCTGCAGGTGGCCGACACCTCGGCGGTCGGCGCCATGGCGGCCGAACTGGAGCCCGCGCTCGGAATCTCGCACGTCCAGCTCGGCCTGCTCGCGTCCGCTGCGCTGCTCGTCGCCGGCGTTGCGACGCTGCCCATCGGGGTCCTGGCCGATCGCGTCGCGCGCCCGCCCCTGCTGGCCGGCAGCATCCTGGTGTGGAGCCTCGCGCTGGTGGGGTGCGGCGCGTCGTCGTCCTTCGGCATGCTGCTGGGGGCGCGCCTCCTCCTGGGCGCGGTGGCCGCCACCGCCTGGCCGGTCGTGGCGACGTTGACCGGGGACCTGTTCGCGCCGGCCGACCGTGGCCGCGTGTTCGGCGTCATCCTCTCGGGAGAGCTCGTCGGCGCCGGGTTCGGCTTTCTGGTCAGCGGCACGGCCGCCGGTCTCGCCGGATGGCGCTGGGGGTTCTGGGTGCTCGTCATCCCCAGCCTGCTCCTCGGGGTGGCGGTGTGGCGCCGTCTGCCCGAACCGCGGTCCGGGCGCTGGGAACGCCCGGCGGCCGCGCGCCGGGGCCCGGCCGCCGGGCGTCGCGACGGGGCGCCGGGCCGGGACGGCGGGGTGGGGCCCGATCCTCGGCGGGTGCTGCGAGAGGACCCCCGCACGATGCCGCTGGGCCGCGTCGTCGCCCATGTGCTCCGGGTGCCCACCAACCGACTGCTGATCGTCGCGTCCGCGCTCGGCTACCTGTTCATCGCGGGCGAGGAGACGTTCGGGGTCGAGTTCCTGCGCCGCCGGTACGAGCTGGGCCAGACGTCGGCGACCCTGGTCTTCGTCGGGCTCAGCGCCGGCGCCGTCGTCGGCGTGCTGGGTGGCGGTCGGCTGGCCGACCGGCTCATGGCGCGCGGACGGATCGCGGCCCGGCCCCTCGTGGCGGGCTGGTCGTTCATCGTCTGCGCGGTCGCGTTCCTGGGCGCGCTGGCGCTTCCCTCGCTCGCGGCTGCGGCGCCCGCCTACGTCCTGGCGTCCGCGACGCTCGAGGGACCGCATCCGCCCCTGGACGCCGCCCGGCTCGATGTCGTGCCCGGTTCACTCTGGGCCCGGGCCGAGGGCGTTCGGACGCTCCTGCGCAACCTGTCCCAGGCGGCGGGACCGGTGATGTTCGGGGGCCTCGTCGACCTGCTCGGCCACGGAGGCGGCCGCCTCGGGCTGGCGTTCGCGATGATGGTGCTGGCGCTCATGGCGGCCGGCGCCGTCCTGCTCCTGAGTTGCCGGTGGTATCCACGCGACGCGGCGACCGCGGCGGCCGCCGCCCCGCGATCTCCGGGATGA
- a CDS encoding ArsR/SmtB family transcription factor, with amino-acid sequence MNRDPSLLHPLPDQLIELVASRFRVLAEPMRIRLLDRLRDGDATVGELQEALGASQQNVSKHLGVLLNAGMVARAKQGTSSVYAIADPGVFELCDQVCGGLRRQVSELDAILQGGRAA; translated from the coding sequence ATGAATCGCGATCCGTCGCTTCTCCACCCGCTTCCCGATCAGCTCATCGAGCTGGTCGCCTCGCGCTTTCGCGTCCTGGCCGAGCCGATGCGCATCAGGCTGCTCGACCGCCTCCGTGACGGTGACGCGACCGTCGGCGAGCTGCAGGAGGCGCTCGGCGCCTCGCAGCAGAACGTCTCGAAGCACCTCGGCGTCCTGTTGAACGCCGGGATGGTCGCCCGCGCAAAGCAGGGCACCTCGTCCGTCTACGCCATCGCCGATCCCGGCGTCTTCGAGCTCTGCGACCAGGTCTGCGGCGGGTTGCGCCGCCAGGTCTCCGAGCTCGACGCGATCCTCCAAGGAGGCAGAGCAGCATGA
- a CDS encoding DUF2892 domain-containing protein — MTPTRSCVRETGWPLERVLFAMAGTVTLLSAVLAAVVSPWFLLLTAFVGVNQWLYVSLGACPASLILGRLFGLRSTLYARKEVSR, encoded by the coding sequence ATGACCCCGACTCGATCCTGCGTGCGTGAGACCGGCTGGCCGCTGGAGCGCGTGCTGTTCGCGATGGCCGGCACGGTCACGCTGCTCAGCGCGGTGCTGGCGGCGGTCGTCTCGCCGTGGTTTCTGCTGCTGACGGCGTTCGTCGGCGTCAACCAGTGGCTGTACGTCTCGCTCGGCGCCTGCCCGGCGTCGCTGATCCTCGGCCGCCTGTTCGGCCTGCGCTCGACCCTCTACGCCCGCAAGGAGGTCTCCCGATGA
- a CDS encoding glycoside hydrolase family 15 protein: protein MDRTPVRIDGYAPIADYAAIGNKRTVALVAADGSVDWFCPGGFGAPSALGALLDSADGGTFALAPTEAYTVQRRYLPGTNVLQSTFTTARGSVRITDAMSLPATRALDFTEIIRLVDGLGGEVPMGWAVRPRFDYGRTRGEVVHRGGVPVIVGGQQMLAVQAHGAGIAEGAHGNVHGTFTCAAGTNAVLALSAFTVGPLAYADAEQLRSRVDATVAHWEQWTQGCTYDGPWRGAVLRSALALDLMVDEQRGAIIAAPTMGLPERIGGARNYDYRYAWLRDGNLTLEAMLRLGFVDQVHASLRWMFHTTAHTHPRVQPMYRVDGRGVPDGHDLDHLHGYRGSRPVTRGNAARSQLQLGCYGDIFDMAWHYVEAGNALDAGVGVRMAELADYVCLVWDRPDAGLWELDDQQHFTQSKLGCELTLKRAQQLAERDMLPRDRVDRWAATQAAIQRFVRERCWSDRLKAYTRAADSEELDAAVLLASRGSFLADEPSRLSSTIDAVLLHLGVDGGPLIYRYTGMAGQEGAFLACSFWAAEALARCGRGDEGAAMFESLLAVSNDVGLYSEEIDAATGTLLGNMPQALTHLALINAADVCGRDRSGR from the coding sequence GTGGACCGGACGCCGGTAAGGATCGATGGCTACGCGCCGATCGCCGACTATGCCGCCATCGGCAACAAGCGGACGGTGGCGCTCGTTGCCGCCGACGGCTCAGTCGACTGGTTCTGCCCGGGCGGATTTGGCGCCCCCAGCGCGCTGGGCGCCCTGCTGGACAGTGCCGACGGCGGCACGTTCGCCCTGGCTCCGACGGAGGCCTACACCGTCCAGCGGCGCTACCTGCCCGGCACCAACGTGCTGCAGAGCACCTTCACCACCGCGCGGGGAAGCGTACGCATCACCGACGCCATGAGCCTCCCGGCGACGCGCGCGCTGGACTTCACCGAGATCATCCGGCTCGTCGACGGGCTGGGCGGCGAAGTGCCGATGGGCTGGGCCGTGCGGCCGCGCTTTGACTACGGCCGAACGCGCGGCGAGGTCGTCCACCGTGGCGGCGTCCCCGTCATCGTCGGCGGACAGCAGATGCTCGCGGTGCAGGCGCACGGCGCCGGAATCGCGGAGGGCGCTCACGGCAACGTTCACGGTACGTTCACCTGCGCCGCAGGCACGAACGCGGTCCTCGCCCTGAGCGCCTTCACGGTTGGGCCGCTGGCCTACGCCGACGCCGAGCAGCTGCGCTCCCGGGTCGACGCGACGGTCGCCCATTGGGAACAGTGGACACAGGGCTGCACCTACGACGGTCCGTGGCGGGGCGCGGTACTCCGAAGCGCCTTGGCGCTGGACCTCATGGTCGATGAACAGCGCGGGGCGATCATCGCCGCGCCGACGATGGGGCTTCCTGAGCGCATCGGAGGCGCCCGCAACTACGACTACCGCTACGCCTGGCTGCGCGACGGCAACCTCACGCTGGAGGCCATGCTCCGGCTCGGCTTCGTCGACCAAGTCCATGCCTCGCTGCGCTGGATGTTTCACACCACCGCGCACACGCATCCACGGGTGCAACCGATGTACCGCGTCGACGGCCGCGGCGTGCCTGACGGCCACGATCTCGATCACCTGCACGGCTACCGCGGCTCGCGGCCGGTGACGCGCGGAAACGCGGCACGGTCCCAGCTCCAGCTGGGCTGCTACGGCGACATCTTCGACATGGCATGGCACTACGTGGAGGCCGGCAACGCGCTCGACGCCGGCGTCGGCGTGCGCATGGCCGAGCTGGCCGACTATGTCTGCCTGGTCTGGGACAGGCCCGACGCCGGCCTGTGGGAGCTCGATGACCAACAGCACTTCACCCAGAGCAAGTTGGGCTGTGAGCTGACGCTGAAGCGGGCGCAGCAGCTGGCAGAGCGCGACATGCTGCCGCGCGACCGCGTTGATCGCTGGGCCGCGACGCAGGCAGCGATCCAGCGCTTCGTCAGGGAGCGCTGCTGGAGCGATCGGCTGAAGGCCTACACGCGCGCAGCCGACAGCGAGGAGCTCGACGCGGCGGTCTTGCTCGCGTCGCGGGGCTCCTTCCTGGCCGACGAGCCGTCGAGGCTGTCGAGCACGATCGACGCGGTCCTGCTGCATCTCGGTGTCGACGGCGGCCCATTGATCTACCGGTACACCGGTATGGCGGGGCAGGAGGGCGCGTTCTTGGCGTGCTCGTTCTGGGCCGCCGAGGCGCTCGCCCGCTGCGGCCGCGGCGACGAGGGCGCGGCGATGTTCGAGTCGCTGCTGGCCGTGTCCAACGACGTCGGGCTGTACTCGGAGGAGATCGATGCGGCCACCGGGACGTTGTTGGGCAACATGCCCCAGGCGCTGACCCATCTGGCGCTCATCAACGCCGCCGATGTCTGCGGCCGCGATCGGTCGGGCCGATGA
- a CDS encoding SDR family oxidoreductase: MSDETVVITGASSGIGRATVRRFAGPGVNIGLVARGRDGLEAACAEVERAGGRALVLPTDVADPEAVDAAAQAVEDVFGPIDIWINDAMSTVFAFLWDISADEFRRSNEVTYFGSIWGMQAALKRMMPRDRGTIVQVGSAMAYRGIPLQAPYCGAKHGIQGVFESLRTELRHKNSHVHLTTVQLPGVNTPQFEHARDKFDTVSQPVAPVYQPEVAADAIHWAAHHRRREVYVGIPTVYTIWGNKVAPWLAERYLAATAVGGQLTDTPKSPDRHDNLFSSPPGDPGARGPYSGKAHQHSIQWWATRHRRTLGAAALGLAALAATRTVR; this comes from the coding sequence ATGTCAGACGAAACGGTCGTGATCACCGGCGCCTCGAGTGGCATCGGACGCGCCACGGTTCGGCGCTTCGCGGGCCCCGGCGTCAATATCGGTCTCGTCGCACGTGGACGCGACGGCTTGGAGGCCGCCTGCGCCGAGGTGGAGCGGGCAGGTGGACGCGCGCTCGTCTTGCCGACCGACGTCGCCGACCCCGAGGCCGTCGACGCGGCGGCCCAGGCTGTCGAGGACGTCTTCGGACCAATCGACATCTGGATCAACGACGCCATGTCGACCGTCTTCGCCTTCCTGTGGGACATCTCGGCCGACGAGTTCCGTCGCTCAAACGAGGTGACCTACTTCGGCTCCATCTGGGGCATGCAGGCGGCGTTGAAGCGCATGATGCCCCGTGACCGTGGCACGATCGTGCAAGTGGGGTCCGCCATGGCCTATCGAGGCATCCCGCTCCAGGCGCCCTACTGCGGGGCCAAGCACGGCATCCAGGGCGTATTCGAGTCGCTGCGCACGGAGCTGCGCCACAAGAACTCGCACGTCCACCTCACCACCGTCCAGCTGCCCGGCGTCAACACGCCGCAGTTCGAGCACGCCCGCGACAAGTTCGACACCGTCTCCCAGCCGGTGGCGCCGGTCTACCAACCGGAAGTGGCCGCCGACGCGATCCACTGGGCCGCCCACCATCGTCGCCGCGAGGTCTACGTCGGCATCCCGACCGTGTACACGATCTGGGGCAACAAGGTGGCGCCATGGCTGGCAGAGCGATATCTCGCGGCGACCGCGGTCGGCGGCCAGCTGACCGACACGCCCAAGTCGCCCGATCGCCACGACAACCTGTTCAGCTCGCCGCCCGGCGACCCCGGCGCGCGCGGGCCATACAGCGGCAAGGCACACCAGCACAGCATTCAGTGGTGGGCCACGCGGCATCGCCGGACGTTGGGCGCGGCCGCGCTTGGCCTCGCCGCGCTCGCTGCCACGCGCACCGTGCGCTGA
- a CDS encoding IS481 family transposase, translating into MQCKRRWLPSWQRVELVDWCLGEGLPRRQAAARRRVSVSTVQYWIDRYRNASDAERASGAWAQDRPSTPHRQPTRSSDELHDRVCQARTRTGWGPRLIASELGIAHATVSRCLKRRGMSRQPPAPREAVQRFEWPCPGALIQNDVKRFARFSSPGHAVTGNRHRTGAEKRQRVGYEFAHSAIDDHSRLAYTELHRDEKAATVIGFTERAIAFFAAHGIIIERWQTDNAWTYTHNKALAALFDSHGIRHRTIAPRTPRHNGKVERYQQTLKREWGLGQRYRSSDARAAALPHWLHHYNNERNHSSLGNRPPITRVRNDLRQNS; encoded by the coding sequence ATGCAGTGCAAGCGTAGGTGGCTGCCCAGCTGGCAGCGTGTCGAGCTGGTTGATTGGTGTCTTGGCGAGGGACTTCCTCGACGCCAGGCAGCGGCCCGTCGGCGGGTGAGCGTGTCGACGGTGCAGTACTGGATCGACCGGTACCGCAACGCCTCAGACGCCGAGCGAGCGTCGGGCGCGTGGGCGCAGGATCGACCCTCGACGCCGCATCGCCAGCCGACGCGGTCCAGCGACGAGCTGCACGACCGTGTCTGCCAGGCGCGGACGCGGACGGGCTGGGGGCCGCGCCTGATCGCCTCCGAGCTCGGCATCGCGCACGCGACGGTCTCGCGCTGTCTGAAGCGGCGCGGCATGTCGCGCCAGCCGCCGGCGCCCCGAGAGGCGGTGCAGCGCTTTGAGTGGCCGTGCCCTGGGGCGTTGATCCAAAACGACGTCAAGCGTTTCGCGCGGTTCTCCTCACCCGGCCATGCCGTCACCGGCAACCGTCACCGCACGGGCGCCGAGAAGCGCCAGCGTGTCGGCTACGAGTTCGCCCACAGCGCGATCGACGACCACAGCCGCCTGGCCTACACCGAGCTGCACCGCGACGAGAAGGCCGCCACCGTCATCGGCTTCACCGAGCGGGCGATCGCGTTCTTCGCTGCGCACGGCATCATCATCGAGCGCTGGCAGACCGACAACGCCTGGACCTACACCCACAACAAGGCGCTGGCCGCCCTGTTTGACAGCCACGGCATCCGGCATCGCACGATCGCGCCCCGCACGCCGCGCCACAACGGCAAGGTCGAGCGCTACCAGCAGACCCTCAAACGCGAATGGGGCCTGGGACAGCGCTACCGCTCAAGCGACGCCAGAGCCGCAGCGCTGCCACACTGGCTGCACCACTACAACAACGAGCGGAACCACAGCTCGCTCGGCAACCGGCCGCCCATCACCCGCGTTCGGAACGACCTGAGGCAGAACAGCTAG